Proteins encoded in a region of the Streptomyces sp. NBC_00258 genome:
- a CDS encoding ABC transporter substrate-binding protein yields the protein MPTSRSFASPSAMNRRLFLTATGALSLGAALSACGGDSGGSSASAKPVGQADIDKAMKTPTELTFWTWVPNIAKEVALFEKKYPAVKVKIVNAGQGTPQYTKLRTALKAGSGAPDMVQIEYQAIPTFTITDSLLDLRPYGASALKGQFVDWTWGQVSGSDGEVWAIPQDTGPMGMLYRQDIFDEHGIEVPKTWDEFAAAARKLHKADPDVYLTNLAANQPAAWHGLQWQAGAKPYVTSGDDITISVDDAVSRKLGAYWGGLAKEGVIGVEPDFTDSWYAALNKGKYATWITAAWGPVFLSGSAKSTAGKWRAAPLPQWDTAKPSSGNWGGSTTAVIRSTKNPIAAAVFAQFLNTDPASAKMFATEQFFFPATKALLTDAAFVGDTPTFYGGQKVNQVFADISSTVNSSFQWPPFLDQAATDWTETVGKSLADRTDTVRALGTWQSRLTTYAKDQGFTVKGS from the coding sequence ATGCCCACATCCAGGTCCTTCGCCAGTCCCTCCGCCATGAACCGCCGGCTCTTCCTCACCGCGACGGGAGCCCTGTCGCTCGGTGCCGCGCTGTCCGCGTGCGGCGGCGACTCGGGCGGCTCGTCCGCCTCCGCCAAGCCGGTCGGTCAGGCCGACATCGACAAGGCCATGAAGACCCCGACCGAGCTGACGTTCTGGACCTGGGTGCCGAACATCGCGAAGGAGGTCGCGCTCTTCGAGAAGAAGTACCCGGCCGTCAAGGTCAAGATCGTCAACGCCGGTCAGGGCACCCCGCAGTACACCAAGCTGCGTACGGCGCTGAAGGCCGGCAGCGGCGCTCCGGACATGGTGCAGATCGAGTACCAGGCCATCCCGACCTTCACTATCACCGACAGCCTGCTGGATCTTCGCCCTTACGGCGCCTCCGCACTCAAAGGGCAGTTCGTCGACTGGACCTGGGGTCAGGTCAGCGGCAGCGACGGCGAGGTCTGGGCGATCCCCCAGGACACCGGCCCGATGGGCATGCTGTACCGGCAGGACATCTTCGACGAGCACGGCATCGAAGTCCCCAAGACATGGGACGAGTTCGCCGCGGCCGCCCGCAAGCTCCACAAGGCCGACCCCGACGTCTACCTCACCAATCTCGCGGCGAACCAGCCCGCCGCCTGGCACGGCCTGCAGTGGCAGGCGGGTGCCAAGCCCTATGTCACCTCCGGCGACGACATCACCATCAGCGTCGACGACGCCGTCTCCAGGAAGCTCGGCGCGTACTGGGGCGGGCTGGCGAAGGAGGGGGTCATAGGCGTCGAGCCGGACTTCACCGACTCCTGGTACGCGGCCCTCAACAAGGGCAAGTACGCCACCTGGATCACCGCGGCCTGGGGGCCGGTCTTCCTCTCCGGTTCGGCCAAGTCCACCGCGGGCAAGTGGCGTGCGGCCCCGCTGCCGCAGTGGGACACCGCCAAGCCGAGCTCCGGCAACTGGGGCGGCTCGACGACCGCCGTGATCCGGTCGACCAAGAACCCCATCGCGGCCGCCGTGTTCGCGCAGTTCCTCAACACCGACCCCGCGAGCGCGAAGATGTTCGCCACCGAGCAGTTCTTCTTCCCGGCGACGAAGGCGCTGCTCACGGACGCCGCGTTCGTCGGGGACACGCCGACCTTCTACGGCGGCCAGAAGGTCAACCAGGTATTCGCCGACATCAGCTCCACGGTCAACTCCTCCTTCCAGTGGCCGCCGTTCCTCGACCAGGCGGCAACCGACTGGACCGAGACGGTCGGCAAGTCCCTCGCCGACAGGACCGACACCGTCCGCGCACTCGGCACCTGGCAGTCGCGGCTGACCACGTACGCCAAGGACCAGGGCTTCACCGTCAAGGGGAGCTGA
- a CDS encoding LacI family DNA-binding transcriptional regulator yields the protein MTRGTGRGGGSAAPRSVDVARLAGVSQKTVSRVFNDEQYVSADVRQRVLAAAEELGYRLNNAARALASGRTRSIGVVTLGTALYGPATLLMGVERVVRDTGYALRVVNTMEGDPAGIAGAVDSLLDQGVDGIVISEPIDEEGDGGDISARLDVPVLVIGAPSPFTASTVLAAGGGADRMARAATEHLLDLGHVTVHHLAGPQRWYAARDRLVGWRSALTEHGKDVPPVVQGDWSAASGYTAGRELASHPEVTAVFAANDDMAIGLIRALTEAGRRVPEDVSVVGFDDIPVAGYVTPPLTTVRQPFDAVAQEGLKRLVHSIENPQADPLPASDPPVDLIVRASTAPPPPRKPPGRGRRGNSHLPKGGSPTPR from the coding sequence GACGTGGCCCGGCTGGCCGGGGTGTCGCAGAAGACGGTGTCGCGGGTCTTCAACGACGAGCAGTACGTCTCCGCCGACGTGCGCCAACGCGTACTCGCCGCCGCCGAGGAACTCGGATACCGGCTCAACAACGCGGCCAGGGCGCTCGCTTCGGGACGGACCCGTTCCATCGGTGTGGTGACGCTGGGCACCGCCCTGTACGGACCGGCCACGCTGCTCATGGGTGTCGAGCGGGTCGTCCGGGACACGGGATACGCGCTCCGCGTGGTCAACACGATGGAAGGCGACCCTGCGGGCATCGCCGGTGCGGTGGACTCGCTCCTCGACCAGGGCGTGGACGGCATCGTCATCTCCGAGCCGATCGACGAGGAGGGCGACGGAGGGGACATCTCCGCCCGGCTCGACGTACCGGTGCTGGTCATCGGCGCGCCTTCGCCCTTCACCGCGTCCACGGTGCTGGCCGCGGGCGGCGGCGCCGACCGGATGGCCCGGGCGGCCACCGAACACCTGCTGGACCTGGGCCATGTGACCGTGCATCACCTGGCCGGTCCGCAGCGGTGGTACGCAGCCCGGGACCGCCTCGTGGGATGGCGTTCCGCGCTCACAGAGCACGGCAAGGACGTTCCGCCGGTCGTCCAGGGCGACTGGTCGGCCGCGTCCGGATACACGGCGGGCCGCGAACTGGCCTCCCACCCGGAGGTGACCGCGGTGTTCGCCGCGAACGACGACATGGCCATCGGTCTGATCCGCGCGCTGACCGAGGCCGGCCGACGCGTGCCGGAGGACGTGAGTGTGGTCGGCTTCGACGACATCCCGGTCGCCGGCTATGTGACTCCCCCACTGACCACGGTGCGTCAGCCGTTCGACGCCGTGGCGCAGGAGGGCCTCAAGCGTCTCGTGCACTCCATCGAGAATCCGCAGGCGGACCCACTGCCCGCGAGCGACCCACCGGTCGATCTCATCGTCCGCGCCTCGACCGCGCCTCCGCCGCCCCGGAAGCCCCCGGGACGCGGCCGACGCGGTAACTCCCATCTGCCGAAAGGAGGTTCACCCACACCCCGTTGA